From Anopheles funestus chromosome 3RL, idAnoFuneDA-416_04, whole genome shotgun sequence, a single genomic window includes:
- the LOC125768013 gene encoding uncharacterized protein LOC125768013 yields the protein MSDINLLHLSAAWRLLPHLTTPSERELCNAFRTYGPSWQTQLLASEAERELYVELVSFGGAKTCRPFDALVHVTDDSVQDVPVRLSTIVLRLLVDSFDGGPEPAALTCCQVRMFGSLLSTELPLLKVIDLESETYWRRVVWCYANDSLSYHEHDYLTPGRFWKQQGIELKVARMIEQQDPQYWDLEGLEDTVKKAAPFVNNLCIEQLQPYSAVEPIEDYEVYTIRNAPDELCNHGSLAILGHLVNLTSLSLVIGVKNWTNAYQKRYSNCSPTDIEYLGQGLQKLEKLKKFHLSHTRLNAPKLKILLEFLTSLKLETIRLTHCQLGTGCGGILGRFLSRFQPTLAHLDLANNRLDASELDQLCPGLSVYQGVVDRLDLSYNPIGEAGVLILGGAIKGRPQLSELNFTGCQMGVEGSFRVIQLLSFHVTLRKVTLNCVPISPEGGEKLVQVLLENNQIEDVQVRACGRPDAVRTKIRKILRKNATARDRSRSANATLKERTNTHESGRSLGSMFVLERRVFAQ from the exons ATGTCGGACATAAATCTGCTCCACCTGTCAGCAGCATGGCGGCTGCTTCCACACTTGACGACCCCATCCGAACGCGAGCTTTGCAATGCTTTCCGTACGTATGGACCCTCCTGGCAAACGCAGCTACTCGCCAGTGAAGCTGAGCGAGAACTGTACGTGGAACTGGTATCTTTCGGCGGTGCTAAAACGTGTCGTCCGTTTGATGCGTTAGTTCACGTGACAGATGACAGCGTTCAAGATGTCCCGGTCAGGTTGTCGACGATCGTGTTGAGGTTGTTGGTCGATAGTTTCGATGGAGGTCCGGAACCGGCAGCACTAACCTGTTGCCAGGTGCGTATGTTTGGAAGTCTTTTAAGCACCGAGCTACCCCTGTTGAAGGTTATTGATCTTGAG AGTGAAACTTACTGGAGACGAGTGGTATGGTGTTATGCAAACGATTCGTTGTCCTACCATGAGCATGATTATCTCACACCAGGACGATTCTGGAAACAACAGGGAATTGAACTGAAGGTAGCTCGAATGATCGAACAGCAGGATCCTCAGTACTGGGATCTGGAAGGATTGGAAGATACGGTCAAAAAGGCTGCACCATTTGTTAATAACTTATGCATAGAGCAGCTTCAGCCCTACTCAGCCGTAGAACCGATCGAGGATTACGAAGTATACACCATTCGTAATGCTCCGGACGAACTGTGCAATCATGGATCACTGGCTATTCTTGGACATCTCGTCAATCTCACCTCGTTATCGTTAGTTATCGGTGTAAAGAACTGGACCAACGCTTATCAAAAGCGCTATTCAAACTGTTCCCCAACCGACATCGAGTATCTTGGCCA GGGACTTCAAAAGTTggagaaattgaaaaagtttcaCCTTTCTCACACCCGATTAAATGCACCGAAGCTTAAAATTCTGCTCGAATTCCTTACATCTCTGAAGCTGGAAACGATACGCCTCACTCACTGTCAACTTGGGACAGGCTGTGGTGGAATTTTGGGACGATTTCTTAGCCGCTTCCAACCGACGCTCGCACATCTCGACCTCGCAAACAATCGTCTCGATGCATCCGAGCTCGATCAACTCTGTCCCGGATTAAGCGTTTACCAGGGTGTTGTTGACAGACTGGATTTGTCTTACAATCCCATCGGTGAGGCGGGTGTTTTGATTCTTGGCGGTGCCATTAAGGGCCGACCGCAATTGAGCGAACTGAACTTTACCGGCTGTCAAATGGGTGTCGAGGGATCCTTTCGG GTCATACAGCTTCTCAGCTTCCATGTGACACTGCGGAAGGTTACGCTGAACTGTGTACCGATTAGTCCCGAGGGTGGTGAGAAATTAGTGCAAGTTTTACTGGAAAACAACCAGATCGAGGATGTTCAGGTACGAGCCTGTGGTCGTCCCGATGCGGTCCGAACAAagataaggaaaattttacgcaAAAATGCTACAGCAAGAGATCGATCTCGATCAGCGAACGCAACACTTAAAGAgcgaacaaacacacatgaaaGTGGACGATCACTCGGAAGTATGTTCGTGCTGGAACGTCGTGTCTTTGCACAATAA